One Roseburia rectibacter DNA window includes the following coding sequences:
- a CDS encoding CD1871A family CXXC motif-containing protein encodes MKCKKIYQSILLISGITMISYGAVRGEAAVVLGKAIKLCLECVGIG; translated from the coding sequence TTGAAGTGCAAAAAAATCTATCAGTCGATCCTGCTCATCTCAGGTATCACCATGATAAGTTACGGTGCGGTCAGAGGAGAAGCAGCTGTCGTGCTCGGTAAAGCAATAAAATTATGTCTGGAGTGTGTCGGAATTGGATAA
- a CDS encoding response regulator transcription factor, with the protein MCDMVAKRLYDAGYEVDTCYDGEEAFESVLTENYDLIVLDLNLPGMDGMEILKELRQRNEETKVLILSARGQIADKVEGLDAGANDYMEKPFHLQELEARIRSLTRRKFVQKDVCLESGGIKFDTVRREAYAKGKMISLTRKENGILEYLLLNPGRPVSQEELMEHVWDASVDSFSGAIRVHMSSLRKKLKAELGYDPILNKVGEGYKIREESER; encoded by the coding sequence ATGTGTGACATGGTTGCAAAACGGCTGTATGATGCAGGGTACGAGGTGGATACCTGTTATGATGGGGAAGAGGCTTTTGAAAGTGTCCTGACGGAGAATTATGATCTGATCGTTCTGGATCTGAATCTGCCCGGTATGGATGGAATGGAGATCTTAAAGGAACTTAGACAGAGAAATGAGGAGACAAAGGTTCTTATATTATCTGCAAGAGGGCAGATTGCGGATAAGGTTGAAGGACTGGATGCAGGGGCAAATGACTATATGGAAAAACCATTTCATCTGCAGGAACTTGAGGCGCGTATCAGAAGTCTGACAAGAAGAAAATTTGTGCAGAAAGATGTGTGTCTGGAAAGTGGTGGGATAAAGTTCGATACGGTAAGACGTGAGGCATATGCAAAAGGGAAAATGATTTCCCTGACAAGAAAAGAAAATGGCATTTTGGAATATTTACTTCTGAATCCTGGAAGACCGGTAAGTCAGGAGGAATTGATGGAACATGTCTGGGATGCATCCGTGGATAGCTTTAGTGGTGCCATCAGAGTACACATGTCTTCGCTTAGGAAAAAGCTTAAGGCTGAACTTGGATATGATCCGATTTTAAACAAGGTGGGAGAGGGATATAAAATACGGGAGGAGTCTGAACGATGA
- a CDS encoding sensor histidine kinase — protein MKRISLQWRLTCIITVYIAVICGCLTMFVYKNGVYYIDSLQETVDAQGEDNGEDTDEIYISIPDDKWDEFANDFSIQAYNNKEDYKKNSLLISAILALIGGVVTYFISGHALRPIREFSDKIEEVQAQNLAASRIEENKVKELNQLSVSYNKMLERLSDAFEIQRQFTANAAHELRTPLSLMQVQLDLYNSTRHPDNDADTLQTIKMVTEQNGRLSKMVKTLLDMSELQTVGRDDEIMVDALVDEVLADLDPLAQEKNIKLTGKCKNITMVGSDILIYRLVYNLVENAIKYNHSGGQVTVTAYRKEKHVYLSVEDTGNGIPEELRERVFEPFFRVDKSRSRELGGVGLGLALVREIVRVHDGSIAVRSNPSGGTVFDVILPL, from the coding sequence ATGAAAAGAATATCACTGCAGTGGAGGCTTACCTGTATCATTACAGTATATATTGCAGTTATATGTGGATGTCTGACGATGTTTGTCTATAAAAATGGCGTGTATTATATCGATTCCCTGCAGGAGACTGTGGATGCCCAGGGAGAGGATAACGGGGAGGATACGGATGAAATATATATCAGCATTCCAGATGATAAGTGGGATGAGTTTGCCAATGATTTTTCTATCCAGGCATATAATAATAAGGAAGATTACAAAAAAAACAGTCTGCTGATATCAGCCATATTGGCTCTTATTGGCGGGGTAGTTACATATTTTATAAGTGGGCATGCACTCAGACCAATCCGTGAATTTTCTGATAAAATTGAAGAAGTACAGGCGCAAAATCTGGCAGCTTCACGAATAGAAGAAAATAAAGTTAAAGAATTGAACCAGCTTAGCGTTTCGTATAATAAGATGCTTGAACGTCTCTCGGACGCATTTGAGATACAGAGGCAATTTACCGCAAATGCAGCACATGAACTGCGGACGCCATTATCTTTGATGCAGGTACAGCTTGATCTTTATAATTCTACACGGCATCCGGATAATGATGCTGATACATTGCAGACAATAAAGATGGTTACCGAGCAGAATGGAAGACTCAGTAAAATGGTAAAAACGCTCCTTGATATGAGTGAACTCCAGACTGTGGGACGGGATGATGAAATTATGGTTGACGCGCTTGTTGATGAAGTGTTAGCAGATCTGGATCCTCTTGCACAGGAAAAAAACATAAAACTTACTGGAAAATGTAAAAATATAACGATGGTTGGAAGTGACATTCTTATTTACAGGCTGGTATACAATCTTGTTGAGAATGCCATAAAATATAATCATTCGGGCGGACAGGTTACAGTAACTGCATACCGGAAGGAAAAACATGTTTATCTGTCCGTGGAGGATACGGGAAACGGAATCCCTGAGGAACTCAGGGAACGCGTGTTTGAACCATTCTTTCGTGTGGATAAATCCAGAAGCCGGGAACTTGGCGGTGTAGGACTTGGACTTGCGCTTGTCCGTGAAATCGTGAGAGTGCATGATGGCAGTATTGCAGTCAGATCAAATCCGTCTGGAGGAACGGTTTTTGATGTAATATTACCACTGTGA
- a CDS encoding transposase, which yields MSRTQRKYDQEYKIQAVKLAKEIGGAKAAKELGIPEGTIHTWLKAVRAGTLDIGDGAHTPESAMSLAEELAMLRKRVKDQDKEIRRLKEENEFLEEASAFFAASRRKSARTKE from the coding sequence ATGTCACGAACCCAACGTAAATACGACCAGGAATATAAGATCCAGGCTGTCAAACTTGCCAAAGAAATCGGCGGTGCTAAGGCAGCCAAAGAATTAGGTATCCCAGAAGGAACCATCCACACATGGCTGAAAGCAGTTAGAGCAGGCACATTGGATATTGGCGACGGTGCACATACTCCGGAAAGCGCGATGAGTCTTGCTGAGGAGCTTGCCATGCTCCGCAAACGCGTTAAAGATCAGGACAAAGAAATCCGGCGTCTGAAAGAGGAAAATGAATTTCTCGAGGAAGCAAGCGCTTTTTTCGCAGCCAGCCGTCGGAAGTCAGCAAGAACCAAAGAATGA
- a CDS encoding IS3 family transposase → MMFIAIKTKDGVIKGKLSFYCRMLGVSRQGFYKYLAIKDRPWKYQDLADAMRVIHAEDECNDTYGRIRMYQALLLKNPTGIKIPSERTVYRVMDEIGLVHRPKRKPNGISKADREARKSDDLLKREFKADKPLEKCVTDITEIKAKDGKLYVSAIFDCFDSSVLGLAMETNMKATLCEHTLDNAYLAHPDLRGAIVHSDRGRQYTSETYRQALSKYGIIQSMNSDGGRCHDNARCESMWARMKSELLYDRYNTESLTTDELRVLIWRYFISYWNNRRICSANGGLPPMIKRQRYYQSLGLAA, encoded by the coding sequence ATGATGTTCATTGCCATAAAAACGAAAGACGGCGTGATTAAGGGAAAACTCTCATTCTATTGCCGGATGCTTGGCGTCAGCCGCCAGGGTTTCTACAAATATCTTGCTATTAAAGATCGCCCTTGGAAATATCAGGATCTTGCTGATGCCATGAGAGTGATCCATGCTGAGGATGAATGCAATGATACCTATGGACGTATTCGCATGTACCAAGCACTGCTCCTTAAGAATCCGACGGGAATCAAGATCCCCAGTGAACGAACCGTTTACAGGGTTATGGATGAAATAGGACTTGTCCATCGGCCAAAGCGCAAGCCAAATGGCATTAGCAAGGCTGATCGGGAAGCACGTAAGTCAGATGATCTTCTGAAGAGAGAGTTCAAGGCTGATAAGCCACTTGAAAAATGCGTAACTGATATCACAGAAATCAAGGCAAAAGATGGAAAACTGTATGTTTCAGCCATCTTCGACTGCTTTGATTCCAGCGTTCTGGGACTGGCAATGGAAACAAACATGAAGGCAACTCTGTGTGAGCATACACTGGATAATGCCTATCTGGCGCATCCTGATCTGCGAGGTGCCATTGTGCACTCCGACAGAGGAAGACAATATACCAGTGAAACCTACCGTCAGGCGCTTTCTAAATATGGCATTATACAAAGCATGAACAGTGATGGTGGCAGGTGCCACGATAATGCTCGATGTGAAAGCATGTGGGCCAGAATGAAAAGCGAGCTTCTCTATGACCGCTACAATACGGAAAGCCTGACCACGGATGAGCTGAGAGTTCTTATTTGGAGATATTTCATCAGTTACTGGAACAACAGGAGGATCTGCTCTGCCAACGGTGGGCTTCCTCCTATGATTAAGCGTCAGAGATACTACCAATCTCTGGGCCTGGCTGCATAG
- a CDS encoding helix-turn-helix domain-containing protein produces MEIGNKINQLRKLSGMTQEQLAEKLNVSRQTISKWESDSTSPDLESIVKISRIFHVSLDDLLKEGEAGVANKTDEQITLEDLMKINLQNRKMTLLLISGLIFIMVSILNFAYVIALQSTTLSTQYMLYRYIVTGQYENAPIDYMRLMIPSIIAAAIGVILFISYTIERRKKGD; encoded by the coding sequence ATGGAAATTGGAAATAAAATCAACCAATTAAGGAAACTTTCGGGAATGACACAAGAACAATTAGCAGAAAAACTTAACGTATCCAGACAGACTATTTCCAAATGGGAGTCAGATAGCACTTCCCCTGATTTAGAAAGTATCGTTAAAATAAGCAGAATTTTTCATGTGTCATTAGATGATTTGCTAAAGGAAGGAGAAGCAGGTGTGGCAAACAAAACTGATGAGCAAATAACTTTAGAAGATTTGATGAAAATAAATCTTCAAAACAGAAAAATGACGCTGTTGCTAATTAGTGGTCTGATTTTTATTATGGTTAGCATATTAAATTTCGCCTATGTAATTGCGCTACAAAGCACAACACTTAGTACCCAGTATATGCTATACCGATATATCGTTACAGGACAATACGAAAATGCCCCTATTGATTATATGCGGTTAATGATACCGTCTATTATTGCGGCAGCAATCGGAGTGATATTGTTCATAAGTTATACCATTGAAAGAAGAAAAAAAGGAGACTGA
- a CDS encoding LptM family lipoprotein → MYKAKKFISYMALCVLIFSLCACGEKGSENAAIYGETVGGLEDNELFAIIDTNASLPVLLVTSQVYNDGLGNQAALNCDVYYLIDKEVKNIGTIESMGTAYPIAYDETGIYAASGHDMQRFEIEKSGSLRLAEGIYEQFDESGNAAYTMKKGEETDVITEEEYYAAFEKYSNATIVNFSYGASDAGKAEVVTNNELEPRQGNIAEDVNVLEIVQETASEFAVKKMETSYF, encoded by the coding sequence ATGTATAAAGCAAAGAAGTTTATTTCATATATGGCTTTATGTGTGTTAATCTTTTCTTTATGTGCATGTGGAGAAAAAGGTAGTGAAAACGCTGCTATTTATGGAGAAACCGTCGGAGGATTGGAAGATAATGAGCTTTTTGCAATTATTGATACAAATGCTTCTTTACCTGTTTTACTTGTTACCTCACAAGTATATAATGACGGTTTGGGAAATCAGGCAGCACTTAATTGTGATGTATATTATTTGATAGATAAAGAAGTTAAAAACATAGGAACAATAGAAAGTATGGGAACAGCATATCCTATCGCCTATGATGAAACAGGTATTTATGCTGCTTCCGGTCACGATATGCAGCGTTTTGAAATTGAAAAATCCGGTTCGCTCAGACTGGCAGAGGGGATTTATGAGCAATTTGACGAAAGTGGAAATGCTGCTTATACCATGAAAAAAGGAGAGGAAACAGATGTAATTACAGAAGAAGAATACTATGCAGCTTTTGAAAAATACAGCAATGCTACCATAGTAAATTTCTCTTATGGTGCATCGGACGCTGGCAAGGCAGAAGTGGTAACTAACAATGAGCTGGAACCCCGTCAAGGAAATATAGCAGAAGATGTCAATGTACTAGAAATTGTACAAGAGACAGCCTCGGAATTTGCAGTCAAAAAAATGGAAACTTCTTATTTTTGA
- a CDS encoding DUF5692 family protein: protein MFTFHEGPSGFTAAGNGFSNLTVILIWVAVFAALVLLNEVSRRWKWSGFFFWFILPVIGTVTWFTVLKGIAYTDWFHLAKYYSSTAGCIFFWCFRYVKGTRKDGTTWELKNNKIFMLLIPAILAINIFEACSRDFQVAMQYWGNITELADEPGMFVLGGPWNIMNGIAGILNAVTIAGWFGVCVRKKSDKDSSRDMIWPDMMWFWIVAYDLWNFAYTYNCLPSHAWYCGLALLLAPTTAAFLINKGAWLENRARTLSIWCFFAQCWPMFQDEVVVVNSTYNPVIYNIVSALALIANVAVFVFMIYKSVQKKKNPWTNSIYDDMDGYKKIAEQAEA from the coding sequence ATGTTTACATTTCATGAAGGCCCTTCAGGATTTACCGCAGCGGGAAATGGATTTTCGAATCTTACGGTAATTCTGATCTGGGTAGCAGTATTTGCAGCTTTGGTTCTGCTTAATGAAGTATCAAGAAGATGGAAGTGGAGCGGTTTCTTTTTCTGGTTCATACTTCCGGTCATTGGAACAGTTACATGGTTTACGGTATTAAAAGGTATTGCCTATACCGACTGGTTCCACCTTGCAAAGTATTATTCATCCACCGCAGGCTGTATTTTCTTCTGGTGTTTCCGTTATGTCAAGGGAACAAGAAAAGACGGTACGACCTGGGAACTGAAAAACAACAAGATCTTCATGCTTTTAATTCCGGCAATCCTTGCTATCAATATTTTCGAGGCTTGTTCCCGTGATTTCCAGGTTGCAATGCAGTACTGGGGCAATATCACAGAACTCGCCGATGAGCCGGGCATGTTCGTACTTGGCGGACCATGGAATATTATGAATGGTATCGCAGGTATTTTAAATGCGGTTACGATCGCAGGCTGGTTTGGCGTATGTGTACGTAAAAAGAGTGACAAAGACAGTTCACGCGATATGATCTGGCCGGATATGATGTGGTTCTGGATCGTTGCATACGATTTATGGAACTTTGCTTATACATATAACTGTCTGCCGAGCCACGCATGGTACTGCGGACTTGCATTACTGTTAGCTCCGACAACAGCAGCATTTCTTATCAACAAGGGTGCATGGCTTGAGAACCGTGCCAGAACACTTTCCATCTGGTGCTTCTTCGCGCAGTGCTGGCCGATGTTCCAGGATGAGGTAGTTGTTGTAAACTCTACTTACAATCCGGTAATCTACAACATCGTAAGTGCTTTAGCATTGATCGCTAACGTTGCAGTATTTGTATTTATGATCTACAAATCTGTCCAGAAGAAAAAGAATCCATGGACAAACAGCATCTATGATGACATGGATGGATATAAGAAGATCGCAGAGCAGGCTGAGGCATAA
- a CDS encoding response regulator transcription factor yields MNYILLVEDDTMIASGIIYALEMEGYEVCHAVTVADACGFIEKRYFDLAILDMQLPDGLGADIGNKLKNTDTSVIFLTVVDDENTIVRAFDEGAADYVVKPFRIRELLARVRRVLSVQNKQTGKNHIICIGQVKINTDEAKVYVDDRIVDLTALEYRLLLIFANNQRVLLSRQQILDKIWDIDGNFVEDNTLTVYVKRLREKLGAALQIETVRGMGYRVD; encoded by the coding sequence ATGAATTATATTTTACTGGTAGAAGATGATACTATGATCGCATCGGGAATTATATATGCACTGGAAATGGAAGGCTATGAAGTCTGTCATGCTGTGACCGTTGCGGATGCGTGTGGTTTCATCGAAAAAAGATATTTTGATCTTGCAATTTTAGATATGCAGCTGCCGGACGGACTGGGGGCTGATATAGGCAATAAATTAAAAAATACAGATACATCCGTCATTTTTCTGACTGTAGTTGATGATGAAAATACGATTGTCAGGGCTTTTGATGAAGGTGCAGCAGATTATGTCGTAAAGCCTTTCCGGATCAGGGAACTGCTTGCGAGAGTAAGGCGTGTGTTATCGGTTCAGAATAAGCAGACGGGAAAGAATCATATCATTTGCATAGGACAGGTCAAGATCAATACGGATGAGGCAAAAGTTTATGTGGATGACAGGATTGTTGATCTTACTGCGTTAGAATACAGACTGCTTCTTATTTTTGCTAATAATCAGAGAGTCTTATTATCCCGACAGCAGATTTTAGATAAAATCTGGGATATAGATGGTAATTTTGTGGAGGATAATACACTCACTGTTTACGTGAAAAGACTGCGTGAAAAACTCGGGGCGGCATTACAGATCGAGACTGTGAGAGGAATGGGATATCGTGTGGATTAA
- a CDS encoding sensor histidine kinase yields MWIKKKEVEKLSEFVKGYISGEKFDIRDNREGAFQILKNDIYALVNRKNEQIKVIESERDILSDYMADISHQLKTPITSMMIMADLLEDAEPEKQAEFIHNIRVSLNKMEWLVGALLKMAKIDAHAIEFIKKDIKTSELLEAVNPSVAILLDINNQKLILKNDSVISCDKQWTVEALTNLVKNAIEYSPKDSEIEIDSGGNPLYSWISVKDSGAGMSREQYAALFKRFEYSTNENGFGIGMPLALSIVKGQGGDIDIDFGNYGCGTTFIIKFFK; encoded by the coding sequence GTGTGGATTAAGAAAAAAGAAGTAGAAAAATTGTCTGAGTTTGTGAAAGGCTATATTTCCGGTGAGAAATTTGATATCCGTGATAACAGAGAGGGTGCATTTCAGATTTTAAAAAATGACATCTATGCTCTGGTTAACAGGAAAAATGAACAGATCAAGGTGATCGAATCGGAAAGAGACATTCTTTCTGACTATATGGCAGATATTTCTCATCAGCTTAAAACACCTATCACTTCCATGATGATCATGGCAGATTTATTAGAAGATGCAGAACCGGAAAAACAGGCGGAATTTATTCATAACATCAGAGTTTCTTTAAACAAGATGGAGTGGCTTGTAGGCGCACTGCTTAAGATGGCAAAGATTGATGCACATGCCATTGAGTTTATAAAAAAAGATATAAAGACATCAGAATTGCTTGAAGCTGTAAATCCTTCGGTTGCGATACTTTTAGATATTAATAATCAGAAACTTATACTGAAAAATGACAGCGTTATCAGTTGTGATAAGCAATGGACGGTGGAGGCACTTACGAATCTTGTAAAAAATGCGATCGAGTATTCTCCGAAAGATAGTGAAATCGAAATAGACAGCGGTGGAAATCCGTTGTATAGCTGGATCTCGGTAAAGGATAGCGGTGCAGGAATGAGTAGAGAGCAGTACGCAGCCCTTTTTAAAAGATTTGAATATTCCACAAATGAAAATGGCTTTGGGATTGGGATGCCGCTTGCGTTATCAATTGTCAAAGGACAGGGCGGAGATATAGATATTGATTTTGGGAACTATG